A window from Acidobacteriota bacterium encodes these proteins:
- a CDS encoding PqqD family protein — protein sequence MTDKAYPRRHPDTAYREIGEEGGLVVMTQRSEVKVLNPVGVKIYALLDGEHSSAAIAEAIAEEFDVSTDEAAADVEAFVSQLRENGMLAEPTEEVSVE from the coding sequence GTGACCGATAAAGCGTACCCACGCCGACACCCCGACACGGCCTATCGTGAGATCGGCGAAGAGGGCGGGTTGGTCGTCATGACCCAGCGGTCGGAGGTCAAGGTCTTGAACCCGGTCGGGGTCAAGATCTACGCCCTGTTGGATGGGGAGCACTCCAGTGCCGCCATCGCCGAGGCGATCGCCGAGGAGTTCGACGTCTCGACCGACGAGGCGGCGGCGGATGTGGAGGCCTTTGTCTCGCAGCTGCGGGAGAACGGCATGCTGGCGGAACCGACGGAGGAGGTCTCAGTTGAGTGA